In Streptomyces sp. SN-593, a single genomic region encodes these proteins:
- a CDS encoding HAD family hydrolase, whose translation MQYDLVIFDNDGVLVDSEPLSNRILAQCLTAAGHPTTYEDSLRDFMGAAPHRVHDLVRERSGAELPVDFDAAYHAQVFAAFERELEPVEGVAAVLDALAADGVPYCLASSGGHERIRVALRKTGLYDRFGEQRIFSAQDVGRGKPAPDLFLHAAGAMGVAPGRCAVVEDSRLGVQAAVAAGMDVYGFTGMTPAARLAGATALFARMPELPALLAGPAEE comes from the coding sequence GTGCAGTACGACCTGGTGATCTTCGACAACGACGGTGTCCTCGTGGACAGCGAGCCCCTCTCCAACCGCATCCTCGCGCAGTGCCTGACCGCGGCCGGCCACCCCACCACGTATGAGGACTCCCTCCGGGACTTCATGGGCGCCGCCCCGCACCGCGTCCACGACCTGGTGCGCGAGCGGTCGGGGGCCGAGCTCCCCGTGGACTTCGACGCGGCCTACCACGCGCAGGTCTTCGCCGCCTTCGAGCGGGAGTTGGAGCCCGTCGAGGGAGTCGCCGCGGTGCTGGACGCGCTCGCCGCGGACGGGGTGCCGTACTGCCTCGCGTCGTCGGGCGGGCACGAGCGCATCCGGGTCGCCCTGCGCAAGACCGGGCTGTACGACCGTTTCGGGGAGCAGCGGATCTTCTCGGCGCAGGACGTGGGGCGCGGCAAGCCGGCTCCCGACCTCTTCCTGCACGCCGCAGGCGCGATGGGCGTCGCGCCCGGGCGGTGCGCCGTGGTGGAGGACAGCCGGCTGGGCGTGCAGGCGGCCGTCGCGGCCGGGATGGACGTCTACGGGTTCACCGGGATGACGCCGGCAGCCCGGCTGGCGGGGGCCACCGCGCTCTTCGCGCGGATGCCGGAGCTGCCGGCCCTGCTGGCCGGCCCGGCGGAAGAGTGA
- a CDS encoding MFS transporter yields MDVARPQALRQGRAALAISFFAQGALFALLVTRIPAIQDRYGISDGLLPVFLAAVPILAGVGSVLTERLVKRVRPSVVLRWVQPVVALVLAGLGAGNRMWAAAVTLALFGVCVGGLDASMNMLGVSLQREWGQSIMLGFHAAYSLGGIVGASLAWSGAHWHIALFSLYGPAVLVLIPLTLTASRWYRDQRPPAAGVEEWDGGPAVPYGPEPPGAAAEGPAGPSGGRPVGTGAAQQVVMRMLLPLCLVMAFAYIGDSTVSNWSAKYLQDTLHSSDQLSTVPYAVYMVTTLIGRAVGDQGVRRFGAVAVVRLGSVVAVAGFAVVAVAPGPWVGMLGFTLLGLGLCVIVPQTFAAAGRMFPDDSDSAIARLNIFNYVGFLVGSPLVGALGDAWSYRGAMVVPMVLVGATLLYAGSFAKGAAGYGVGHERPRAVDVG; encoded by the coding sequence ATGGACGTCGCTCGCCCGCAGGCTCTGCGGCAAGGCCGGGCCGCCCTCGCGATCAGCTTCTTCGCGCAGGGCGCGCTGTTCGCGCTGCTCGTCACCCGTATCCCGGCGATCCAGGACCGCTACGGGATCAGTGACGGGCTGCTGCCGGTGTTCCTGGCGGCCGTGCCGATCCTGGCCGGCGTCGGGAGCGTGCTGACCGAGCGGCTGGTGAAGCGGGTGCGGCCGAGCGTGGTGCTGCGCTGGGTGCAGCCGGTGGTGGCGCTGGTGCTGGCCGGTCTGGGCGCCGGGAACCGGATGTGGGCGGCGGCGGTGACGCTCGCGCTGTTCGGGGTGTGCGTCGGCGGGCTGGACGCGTCGATGAACATGCTGGGCGTGAGCCTCCAGCGGGAGTGGGGCCAGAGCATCATGCTGGGGTTCCACGCGGCCTACAGCCTCGGCGGCATCGTCGGGGCGTCGCTGGCCTGGTCGGGCGCGCACTGGCACATCGCGCTGTTCTCGCTCTACGGCCCGGCGGTGCTGGTGCTCATTCCCCTGACGCTGACCGCGAGCCGCTGGTACCGCGACCAGCGGCCCCCGGCGGCCGGCGTGGAGGAGTGGGACGGCGGCCCGGCCGTCCCGTACGGGCCCGAACCCCCGGGAGCCGCCGCCGAGGGGCCTGCCGGCCCCTCCGGTGGCCGTCCGGTGGGGACCGGGGCCGCCCAGCAGGTCGTCATGCGCATGCTCCTTCCGCTGTGCCTGGTGATGGCCTTCGCGTACATCGGGGACTCGACGGTCTCCAACTGGAGCGCGAAGTACCTCCAGGACACGCTGCACAGTTCCGACCAGCTCTCCACGGTTCCGTACGCGGTGTACATGGTGACCACGCTGATCGGGCGGGCGGTCGGGGACCAGGGGGTGCGGCGCTTCGGCGCGGTCGCGGTGGTGCGGCTGGGCTCGGTGGTGGCGGTGGCGGGCTTCGCGGTGGTGGCGGTGGCGCCGGGGCCGTGGGTGGGCATGCTCGGCTTCACGCTGCTCGGCCTCGGGCTGTGCGTGATCGTGCCGCAGACCTTCGCCGCGGCCGGGCGGATGTTCCCGGACGACTCGGACTCGGCGATCGCGCGGCTGAACATCTTCAACTACGTCGGGTTCCTGGTCGGGTCGCCGCTGGTCGGGGCGCTCGGCGACGCGTGGAGCTACCGCGGCGCCATGGTCGTGCCGATGGTCCTGGTGGGGGCGACCCTGCTGTACGCGGGATCTTTCGCGAAGGGCGCCGCCGGGTACGGTGTCGGCCATGAGCGGCCGCGCGCAGTTGATGTGGGATGA
- a CDS encoding acetoin utilization protein AcuC produces MSGRAQLMWDDRVTAYDFGAGHPMDPVRLDLTWALVRAFGLDAGVKVVAAPAAGESTLELVHRSDYVAAVRRASADPRAAQAGAEAAYGIGSMDNPAFAAMHDASALIAGQSVAAAEAVWRGGVEHAVNFAGGLHHAMPGQAAGFCVYNDAALAVARLLELGAERVVYVDTDVHHGDGVQTAFWDEPRVLTISLHETPRTLFPYATGWPEETGGAAAEGGAVNVALPAGTGDEGWLRAFHAVVPELVAAFRPQVLVSQHGADSHVEDPLAHLAVSLDAQRVVAEACHRLAHEHAEGRWVALGGGGYAVADVVPRAWTHLVGIAAGTPVEPRTAVPREWQDQAYARTGTPVSARMTDGAAGRWTEFDDGGYDPASRLDQAVLATRRAVFPLHGLLP; encoded by the coding sequence ATGAGCGGCCGCGCGCAGTTGATGTGGGATGACCGGGTAACGGCGTACGACTTCGGGGCCGGGCATCCGATGGACCCGGTGCGGCTCGACCTGACCTGGGCGCTGGTGCGCGCGTTCGGCCTGGACGCGGGGGTGAAGGTGGTGGCGGCCCCGGCGGCCGGCGAGTCGACGCTGGAGCTGGTGCACCGGTCGGACTACGTGGCCGCCGTGCGCCGCGCCTCGGCGGACCCGCGGGCGGCGCAGGCGGGCGCCGAGGCGGCGTACGGCATCGGCAGCATGGACAACCCGGCGTTCGCGGCGATGCACGACGCGTCCGCGCTGATCGCCGGGCAGTCGGTGGCCGCGGCCGAGGCGGTGTGGCGGGGCGGGGTCGAGCACGCCGTGAACTTCGCCGGCGGGCTGCACCACGCCATGCCGGGCCAGGCGGCGGGCTTCTGCGTCTACAACGACGCGGCGCTCGCGGTGGCGCGGCTGCTGGAGCTCGGCGCCGAGCGGGTGGTGTACGTGGACACGGACGTACACCATGGGGACGGTGTGCAGACGGCGTTCTGGGACGAGCCGCGAGTGCTGACGATCTCGCTGCACGAGACGCCGCGCACGCTCTTCCCGTATGCCACGGGGTGGCCGGAGGAGACCGGCGGGGCGGCGGCGGAGGGCGGCGCGGTGAACGTGGCGCTGCCGGCCGGGACCGGGGACGAGGGCTGGCTGCGGGCGTTCCACGCGGTGGTGCCGGAGCTGGTGGCGGCGTTCCGGCCGCAGGTGCTGGTCTCGCAGCACGGCGCGGACAGCCACGTGGAGGACCCGCTGGCTCACCTGGCGGTGTCGTTGGACGCGCAGCGGGTGGTGGCGGAGGCGTGCCACCGGCTGGCGCACGAGCACGCGGAGGGGCGCTGGGTGGCGCTCGGCGGTGGCGGGTACGCGGTCGCGGACGTGGTGCCGCGGGCCTGGACGCACCTGGTGGGCATCGCGGCGGGTACGCCGGTCGAGCCGCGGACGGCGGTGCCGCGGGAGTGGCAGGACCAGGCGTACGCGCGGACCGGGACGCCGGTGTCGGCACGGATGACGGACGGGGCGGCGGGGCGCTGGACGGAGTTCGACGACGGCGGGTACGACCCGGCGTCACGGCTCGACCAGGCGGTGCTGGCCACGCGGCGGGCGGTGTTCCCGCTGCACGGGCTGCTGCCGTAG
- a CDS encoding phosphatase: MVSVGALRAHLVAVGLAGEVRTAREQSLVNYGLFAARDPRQTCGLEPDGEWGRAELLRLMADRCGVSADPDRTSGPDVIDPDRTLAALDAFAERLARAAHDRLPVLLGTGHPHRLLGFYATLSAALSAAGCRVLTPRYDECMRMSTHFGVRAHRLGYVGGVALVRSEGAEKGAHTHSPLPVRAALAAAAQQAGTLPKLVVGDHGFVCGAGQLGIEAIGLGDCDDPAVFVAEAEGIVSVAVPLDDTARSDYYRPVTRYVLKSAWLGQ, translated from the coding sequence GTGGTGAGTGTGGGTGCGCTGCGCGCACATCTGGTGGCGGTGGGACTCGCGGGCGAGGTACGCACGGCGCGGGAGCAGAGCCTGGTGAACTACGGGCTGTTCGCGGCGCGTGATCCCCGGCAGACCTGCGGGCTCGAACCGGACGGCGAGTGGGGGCGGGCGGAGCTGCTGCGGCTGATGGCCGACCGGTGCGGGGTGTCGGCCGATCCGGACCGGACGTCCGGTCCGGACGTGATCGATCCGGACCGTACGCTGGCGGCCCTCGACGCGTTCGCGGAGCGCCTGGCGCGCGCGGCGCACGACCGGCTACCCGTCCTGCTGGGCACAGGACATCCACATCGTCTCCTCGGTTTCTACGCAACTTTGTCCGCTGCCCTGTCGGCGGCGGGGTGCCGGGTCCTCACCCCGCGCTACGACGAATGCATGCGCATGTCCACTCACTTCGGCGTACGCGCGCACCGCCTCGGCTACGTAGGGGGAGTGGCGCTGGTGCGCTCGGAAGGAGCCGAGAAGGGAGCGCACACCCACTCGCCGCTGCCGGTGCGGGCGGCGCTCGCGGCGGCCGCGCAGCAGGCCGGCACGCTACCGAAACTGGTGGTCGGGGACCATGGATTCGTCTGCGGGGCAGGGCAGTTGGGCATCGAGGCGATCGGTCTGGGGGACTGCGACGACCCGGCGGTTTTCGTGGCCGAGGCAGAGGGCATCGTCTCGGTGGCCGTACCACTCGACGACACCGCTCGCTCGGATTACTACCGGCCGGTCACCCGTTACGTCCTCAAGAGTGCGTGGCTCGGGCAGTAA
- a CDS encoding helix-turn-helix domain-containing protein has translation MAVTESRPLNEVVFLTVAEVAAVMRVSKMTVYRLVHSGHLPAIRVGRSFRVPEQAVHEYLRESYVGVESA, from the coding sequence ATGGCTGTAACTGAAAGTCGGCCTCTCAACGAGGTCGTGTTCCTCACCGTCGCCGAAGTCGCGGCGGTCATGAGGGTGTCGAAGATGACCGTGTACCGACTGGTGCACAGCGGTCATCTGCCGGCGATTCGCGTGGGTCGGTCGTTCCGGGTTCCGGAGCAGGCCGTGCACGAGTACCTGCGGGAATCCTACGTGGGGGTGGAGTCTGCCTGA
- a CDS encoding 30S ribosomal protein bS22, giving the protein MGSVIKKRRKRMAKKKHRKLLKRTRVQRRNKK; this is encoded by the coding sequence GTGGGCTCTGTCATCAAGAAGCGGCGTAAGCGTATGGCGAAGAAGAAGCACCGCAAGCTTCTGAAGCGGACGCGTGTTCAGCGCCGCAACAAGAAGTAA
- a CDS encoding NAD-dependent epimerase/dehydratase family protein → MGKVVLVTGVARQLSGRFVRRVQREPEVDRVVAVDVVPPEHDLGDAEFVRADIRQPMIGKVLAQHAVDTVVHLDVSGTPLGAGGRTQAKETNVIGTMQLLGACQKAPTVRRLVVKSSTSVYGSASRDPAVFTETTPVKSLPSGGFAKDAVEVEGFVRGFARRRPDVAVAVLRFANILGPRADTPLAEFFDLPILPTVLGYDPRLQFVHEDDVDEVLVVAATEARRGTLNSGTFNVAGDGVLLLSQTARRLGRPTVPVLLPAVTWVGRMLRTAGVTDFSAEQIRLLTHGRVVDTRQMRETLGFHPVHTTAETFHDFARTRHPGLLPPARLAAAVDGAAARVRRAESAR, encoded by the coding sequence GTGGGCAAGGTGGTGCTCGTCACCGGAGTCGCGCGGCAGCTCAGCGGGCGGTTCGTCCGGCGGGTGCAGCGCGAGCCCGAGGTCGACCGGGTGGTCGCCGTCGACGTGGTGCCGCCGGAGCACGACCTGGGGGACGCGGAGTTCGTCCGGGCCGACATCCGGCAGCCGATGATCGGAAAGGTGCTGGCGCAGCACGCGGTGGACACCGTGGTGCACCTGGACGTCAGCGGCACCCCGCTGGGCGCGGGCGGCCGCACCCAGGCCAAGGAGACCAACGTCATCGGCACGATGCAGTTGCTGGGCGCGTGCCAGAAGGCGCCGACCGTCCGCCGGCTGGTGGTGAAGTCCTCGACGAGTGTCTACGGTTCCGCATCGCGCGACCCGGCGGTGTTCACCGAGACCACCCCGGTCAAGTCGCTGCCCAGCGGCGGCTTCGCGAAGGACGCGGTCGAGGTCGAGGGCTTCGTGCGCGGCTTCGCCCGGCGCCGGCCCGACGTGGCGGTGGCGGTGCTGCGGTTCGCCAACATCCTGGGCCCGCGGGCGGACACCCCCCTGGCGGAGTTCTTCGACCTGCCGATACTGCCCACCGTGTTGGGGTACGACCCCCGGCTCCAGTTCGTGCACGAGGACGACGTCGACGAGGTCCTGGTGGTCGCCGCCACGGAGGCGCGGCGGGGGACGCTGAACAGCGGCACGTTCAACGTCGCCGGCGACGGGGTGCTGCTGCTGTCGCAGACCGCGCGGCGACTGGGGCGCCCGACGGTGCCGGTGCTGCTGCCCGCCGTGACCTGGGTGGGCCGGATGCTGCGGACGGCGGGGGTGACGGACTTCTCCGCCGAGCAGATCCGGCTGCTCACCCACGGCCGGGTGGTCGACACCCGGCAGATGCGGGAGACGCTGGGCTTCCACCCCGTCCACACCACGGCGGAGACCTTCCACGACTTCGCCCGCACCCGGCACCCCGGCCTGCTGCCGCCCGCCCGGCTGGCGGCCGCGGTCGACGGCGCGGCGGCCCGGGTGCGGCGCGCGGAGTCGGCGCGGTGA
- a CDS encoding lysophospholipid acyltransferase family protein, whose translation MTDAKVIPFGDDARRRGGGGTGAGSGARRSRGRERKAGAPAPGQKAENGPQPPLAAVPEGGAGIPAQADGSPPTGAGQGSADGSADGADDGAATSSAGPSAAGADGPGESLSAAFGAVADRLLGGPWERKVAQGLSFLRRRVTGDYDVDEFGFDADLTDQVLLSLLRPLYEGYFRVEVKGIENIPAEGGALVVSNHSGTLPIDALMTQVAVHDHHPAGRHLRLLAADLVFVLPVVNELARKAGHTLACAEDAQLLLERGEVVGVMPEGFKGLGKPFSERYKLQRFGRGGFVATALKTKVPIVPCSVVGAEEIYPMVGNSRTLARVFGFPYFPLTPTFPWLGPLGLLPLPTKWTIQFGEPIPTESYPPEAADDPMLVFNLTDQVRETIQHTLYELLVERRSVFF comes from the coding sequence ATGACGGACGCGAAGGTCATTCCGTTCGGGGATGACGCCCGTCGCCGCGGCGGTGGCGGGACGGGCGCCGGGAGTGGGGCGCGGCGGTCGCGGGGCCGGGAGCGCAAGGCGGGCGCGCCGGCGCCCGGGCAGAAGGCCGAGAACGGCCCCCAGCCGCCGCTGGCCGCCGTTCCGGAAGGCGGTGCGGGCATTCCGGCTCAGGCGGACGGCTCGCCGCCCACAGGGGCGGGACAGGGCTCCGCCGACGGCTCAGCCGACGGCGCCGACGACGGTGCCGCGACCTCGTCGGCGGGTCCGTCGGCGGCGGGCGCGGACGGGCCGGGGGAGTCGCTGTCCGCCGCGTTCGGCGCGGTCGCCGACCGGCTGCTCGGCGGGCCCTGGGAGCGGAAGGTCGCGCAGGGCCTGTCGTTCCTGCGCCGCCGGGTGACCGGGGACTACGACGTCGACGAGTTCGGCTTCGACGCCGACCTCACCGACCAGGTGCTGCTGTCGCTGCTGCGCCCGCTGTACGAGGGGTACTTCCGGGTCGAGGTCAAGGGCATCGAGAACATCCCCGCCGAGGGGGGCGCCCTGGTCGTGTCGAACCACTCCGGGACGCTGCCGATCGACGCGCTGATGACGCAGGTCGCGGTGCACGACCACCACCCGGCGGGCCGCCACCTGCGGCTGCTCGCCGCGGACCTGGTGTTCGTGCTCCCGGTGGTCAACGAACTGGCCCGCAAGGCCGGCCACACCCTCGCCTGCGCCGAGGACGCGCAACTGCTGCTGGAGCGCGGCGAGGTGGTCGGGGTGATGCCCGAGGGGTTCAAGGGCCTGGGCAAGCCCTTCTCCGAGCGGTACAAGCTCCAGCGGTTCGGCCGGGGCGGGTTCGTGGCGACGGCGCTGAAGACGAAGGTGCCGATCGTGCCGTGCTCGGTGGTGGGCGCCGAGGAGATCTACCCGATGGTGGGCAACTCCCGCACCCTCGCCCGCGTCTTCGGCTTCCCGTACTTCCCGCTGACCCCCACCTTCCCCTGGCTCGGGCCGCTCGGGCTCCTTCCGCTTCCGACGAAGTGGACGATCCAGTTCGGCGAGCCGATCCCCACGGAGTCGTACCCGCCGGAGGCCGCGGACGACCCGATGCTCGTCTTCAACCTGACCGACCAGGTCCGCGAGACGATCCAGCACACGCTGTACGAACTGCTGGTGGAACGGCGGTCGGTGTTCTTCTGA
- a CDS encoding IS110 family transposase, which produces MTSMTHDGPRITGGVDTHGLTHHAAVIDSIGRHLADREFEATIRGYRYLLDWMRSHGDLVAVGVEGTGAYGAELARVLTAAGVTVFDVDRPDRKTRRMKGKSDPIDAYAAAMAVLSGRAAGIPKSRDGVVEAVRVLRLARRSAVKARTQAMNQIRGLLVSAPAMLREQVAGLDRAALIRTLARLRPGEDLSRPLAATRGSLRRLARRLQALDTEITELDAEIGPLVKQAAPQLLELFGVGPETAGQLLASAGDNPERMRSEAAFAHLAGVAPIPASSGRTHRHRLNRGGDRAANNALHTIVLTRMRFDERTRAYVERRTKEGLNKKDIMRCLKRFVAREVYRALTTTPTERITQTDLAPAA; this is translated from the coding sequence ATGACCAGCATGACGCACGACGGGCCGCGGATCACCGGCGGAGTCGACACCCACGGCCTGACCCACCACGCGGCCGTGATCGACTCCATCGGCCGGCACCTGGCCGATCGCGAGTTCGAGGCCACCATCCGCGGCTACCGGTACCTGCTGGACTGGATGCGCTCGCACGGCGACCTGGTCGCGGTCGGCGTCGAGGGCACCGGTGCCTACGGCGCCGAGCTCGCCCGCGTGCTGACCGCCGCCGGGGTCACCGTCTTCGACGTGGACCGGCCGGACCGCAAGACACGGCGGATGAAGGGCAAGTCCGACCCGATCGACGCCTATGCCGCCGCAATGGCCGTGCTCTCGGGCCGAGCCGCCGGCATCCCCAAGAGCCGGGACGGCGTGGTCGAGGCCGTGCGGGTCCTGCGACTCGCCCGCCGCAGCGCGGTCAAGGCCCGCACCCAGGCGATGAACCAGATCCGCGGCCTGCTGGTGTCGGCCCCCGCGATGCTGCGCGAGCAGGTCGCCGGTCTGGACCGGGCCGCGCTGATACGCACCCTGGCCCGGCTGCGACCCGGCGAGGACCTCTCGCGGCCGCTGGCGGCGACCCGGGGATCGTTGCGGCGCCTCGCCCGCCGTCTCCAGGCACTGGACACCGAGATCACCGAGCTGGACGCGGAGATCGGCCCGCTGGTCAAGCAGGCCGCTCCGCAGCTGCTGGAGCTGTTCGGGGTCGGGCCCGAGACCGCCGGCCAACTGCTCGCCTCCGCTGGGGACAACCCCGAACGAATGCGGTCGGAGGCCGCGTTTGCCCACCTGGCAGGAGTCGCACCGATCCCGGCGTCCTCCGGCCGCACACACCGCCACCGACTCAACCGCGGCGGCGACAGGGCCGCCAACAACGCCCTGCACACCATCGTCCTGACCCGCATGCGCTTCGACGAACGCACCCGCGCCTACGTCGAACGACGCACCAAGGAAGGGCTGAACAAGAAGGACATCATGCGCTGCCTCAAGCGATTCGTCGCCCGCGAGGTCTACCGCGCCCTGACCACCACACCAACGGAACGAATCACTCAAACCGACCTCGCACCGGCCGCTTGA
- a CDS encoding DUF5667 domain-containing protein, protein MIGQATAHRRANAFAQAVEDAGLDGGREETPGGHGADAVTDGGADAHGPGDRGSGGGAGGHGGAHAAGGAHPGGAHGSHAADRHADPEQGSMVALAEALGRRPRPAMDPARKTVQRAQLIAAMEQAIADGSFRATARVPEQRGESGVRAPASALRRLAPRSRLSRRLAVGGLTMGVAAGALGGVAAASTNALPGDSLYGLKRGMEDIKLDMAGSDASRGKVYLDMASTRMQEARRLMDRGRGGQLDPESVAEVRKALSGMHQEVSEGHRLLTAAYRKDGSLQPMELLNTFAENHRQGWTDLSGKLPSQLTDVSDQVTSLFDAIDAEVAPLSLPQKDHSGTSPATRGGDGSGTGRDGGTPGGAPSGDPSATTTTKGSAGQDSGQSPSPSPSESAPDGLIGGSGKLLDTQPVLPTAPGATPTPTPTSPRHSVELPPLLPGLLPGLGLTSDDDG, encoded by the coding sequence GTGATCGGACAGGCAACGGCACACCGTCGGGCGAACGCCTTCGCCCAGGCGGTCGAGGACGCCGGGCTTGACGGCGGCCGCGAGGAGACCCCCGGCGGACACGGCGCCGATGCCGTGACGGACGGCGGTGCCGACGCCCACGGGCCCGGGGACCGCGGTTCCGGCGGCGGTGCCGGCGGGCACGGCGGGGCGCACGCCGCCGGCGGGGCGCACCCCGGCGGGGCGCACGGCTCCCACGCCGCCGACCGCCACGCCGACCCCGAGCAGGGCTCGATGGTCGCCCTCGCCGAGGCCCTCGGCCGGCGCCCCCGCCCCGCGATGGACCCCGCGCGCAAGACGGTGCAGCGCGCCCAGTTGATCGCCGCCATGGAGCAGGCGATCGCCGACGGCAGCTTCCGGGCCACCGCCCGGGTGCCCGAGCAGCGCGGCGAGAGCGGCGTGCGCGCCCCGGCCTCCGCGCTGCGCAGGCTCGCCCCGCGCTCCCGGCTGTCCCGCCGGCTCGCGGTCGGCGGGCTGACCATGGGGGTCGCCGCCGGCGCCCTGGGCGGCGTCGCCGCGGCGAGCACCAACGCCCTGCCGGGCGACAGCCTCTACGGGCTCAAGCGCGGCATGGAGGACATCAAGCTGGACATGGCGGGCAGCGACGCCTCCCGCGGCAAGGTCTACCTCGACATGGCCTCCACCCGCATGCAGGAGGCGCGCCGGCTGATGGACCGCGGCCGCGGCGGGCAGCTCGACCCCGAGTCCGTCGCCGAGGTGCGCAAGGCGCTGTCCGGCATGCACCAGGAGGTCTCCGAGGGGCACCGCCTGCTCACCGCCGCGTACCGGAAGGACGGCTCGCTCCAGCCGATGGAGCTGCTGAACACCTTCGCCGAGAACCACCGCCAGGGCTGGACCGACCTGAGCGGGAAACTGCCCAGCCAGCTCACCGACGTCTCCGACCAGGTGACCTCGCTCTTCGACGCCATAGACGCCGAGGTCGCCCCGCTGTCCCTGCCGCAGAAGGACCACTCCGGCACCTCCCCCGCCACCCGCGGTGGCGACGGCTCCGGCACCGGACGCGACGGCGGCACACCCGGCGGCGCACCCTCGGGCGACCCGTCCGCGACGACCACGACGAAGGGCTCGGCCGGCCAGGACAGCGGGCAGAGCCCCAGCCCCTCGCCCTCGGAGAGCGCGCCCGACGGCCTGATCGGCGGTTCCGGCAAGCTGCTCGACACGCAGCCGGTGCTGCCCACCGCCCCCGGGGCGACCCCCACGCCGACCCCGACCTCGCCCCGGCACTCGGTGGAGCTGCCCCCGCTGCTCCCCGGCCTGCTCCCCGGCCTCGGCCTGACCAGCGACGACGACGGCTGA